From the genome of Winogradskyella forsetii, one region includes:
- the pdeM gene encoding ligase-associated DNA damage response endonuclease PdeM: MKISTKNIIINDEALTLTNQRALFWKRENALIISDVHIGKTAHFRKHGIPMPNAILQHDLERLKTLILHFKTQKLWIVGDLFHAENNGDMSTFKLWLEQFENLEITLIKGNHDRLSNTLMDDFNIKVETELMVPPFQFIHEPMEQENDMFSISGHIHPGVMIKGKGKQKLRLPCFQVTNNQMILPAFSLFTGLNTRIKPKDCVSYAFTETAIFEF, from the coding sequence TTGAAAATAAGTACTAAAAATATTATAATAAATGATGAAGCGTTAACGCTTACCAATCAACGCGCACTATTTTGGAAACGTGAAAATGCCCTTATCATATCAGACGTTCATATTGGAAAAACAGCACATTTTAGAAAACACGGTATTCCAATGCCAAATGCCATTCTTCAACATGATTTGGAACGTTTAAAAACATTAATCCTCCATTTTAAAACACAAAAGCTTTGGATTGTAGGCGACTTATTTCATGCAGAAAATAATGGAGACATGTCAACCTTTAAGTTGTGGTTAGAGCAATTTGAAAACTTAGAGATTACGTTAATTAAAGGTAATCACGATAGACTTTCCAATACATTAATGGATGATTTTAATATAAAAGTTGAAACAGAACTTATGGTTCCGCCATTTCAATTTATACATGAACCGATGGAACAAGAAAATGATATGTTCTCGATATCTGGTCATATTCATCCTGGTGTAATGATTAAAGGAAAAGGCAAACAAAAATTAAGATTACCTTGTTTTCAAGTAACCAATAATCAAATGATTTTACCGGCATTTAGCTTATTTACGGGATTGAATACAAGAATAAAACCCAAAGATTGTGTCAGTTATGCATTCACGGAAACTGCTATTTTTGAGTTTTAG
- a CDS encoding class I SAM-dependent methyltransferase, whose protein sequence is MNTKLLHKEIQEFINHNLNSDLSALVLNGIPFESVDTKLIVEQIEAKKRSQKKLPTWFNANHIYFPNKLNIEQTSSETTADYKASLISGQHIIDLTGGFGVDAFYFSKQVKNVTHCEINAELSKIVKHNFEVLQVPNITCLNENGIEALKRIDQSFDWIYIDPSRRDDSKQKVFLLADCEPNIKTYQNLFLKYAKNVMIKTSPLLDLSATLSDLKNIKEINIVAVNNEVKELLWILERDFENEVLVKTANLQKLNSQYFEFNFHEESKAIANYSEPLTYLYEPNAAILKSGSFNSISDILKVDKLHKHSHLYTSESLLDFPGRRFKIEKVLAFNKKAFSKEKITKANITTRNFPLAVNDIRKKLKVKDGGSVYLFFTTNLNDEKIIVICSKI, encoded by the coding sequence TTGAATACAAAGTTACTACATAAGGAAATTCAAGAATTTATAAACCATAATTTAAATTCAGATCTATCAGCATTAGTATTGAATGGCATTCCGTTTGAAAGTGTAGACACTAAGTTAATCGTTGAACAAATCGAAGCCAAAAAACGAAGCCAAAAAAAACTACCCACTTGGTTTAATGCCAACCATATTTACTTTCCCAATAAACTGAACATTGAACAAACCTCCTCTGAAACAACGGCTGATTATAAAGCCTCACTGATTTCAGGACAACATATAATTGACCTCACTGGAGGATTTGGAGTCGATGCGTTTTACTTCTCAAAACAAGTCAAAAACGTTACGCATTGTGAAATCAATGCTGAGCTTTCAAAAATTGTCAAACATAATTTTGAAGTATTACAAGTTCCAAACATCACCTGTTTAAACGAAAACGGCATTGAAGCCTTAAAACGAATTGACCAATCATTCGATTGGATTTATATCGATCCATCACGCCGTGATGATTCTAAACAAAAAGTGTTTTTATTAGCCGACTGCGAACCCAATATAAAAACATATCAAAATTTATTCCTGAAATATGCCAAGAATGTGATGATAAAAACGTCGCCATTACTGGATTTATCAGCAACACTTTCAGACTTGAAAAATATTAAGGAAATTAATATCGTTGCAGTTAACAATGAAGTAAAAGAATTATTGTGGATTTTGGAACGTGATTTTGAAAATGAGGTACTGGTAAAAACCGCAAATCTACAAAAGTTGAATTCGCAGTATTTTGAATTCAATTTCCATGAAGAATCAAAAGCAATAGCCAATTATAGTGAACCACTCACCTACTTGTACGAACCAAATGCGGCAATTTTAAAATCAGGAAGTTTTAATTCCATTAGTGATATCTTGAAGGTCGATAAACTTCACAAACACTCTCATCTTTATACGTCTGAATCGTTGTTGGATTTTCCTGGAAGACGATTCAAAATTGAAAAGGTATTGGCTTTCAACAAAAAAGCTTTTTCCAAAGAAAAAATTACAAAGGCTAATATCACCACCCGTAATTTTCCATTAGCAGTTAATGATATTCGTAAAAAACTGAAGGTAAAGGATGGCGGTTCGGTTTACCTTTTTTTTACCACAAACCTAAATGATGAAAAAATAATTGTGATCTGCTCAAAAATCTAA
- a CDS encoding TrmH family RNA methyltransferase — translation MQLNHYNSNFKKQKHPIKIVCDNITNAPNIGSLFRIADAFNIEELIFCGSDISLGKRMTKTSRSTEKYVNHSINEVIETQIQNLKSKNYYLIALEITENSQALSEFKLQTKRPIALILGDENFGVSETILEQVDAIVHINMFGNNSSMNVVQATSIALYEITKQLNS, via the coding sequence ATGCAACTCAACCACTACAATTCCAACTTCAAAAAACAGAAACATCCAATCAAAATAGTTTGCGATAACATAACTAATGCACCAAATATTGGAAGCTTGTTTAGAATTGCAGATGCTTTTAATATTGAAGAACTCATATTTTGTGGGTCTGATATTTCATTAGGAAAGCGAATGACAAAAACATCGCGCTCTACTGAGAAGTATGTCAATCACAGTATAAACGAAGTTATTGAAACGCAAATTCAAAATTTAAAATCCAAAAATTATTATCTAATTGCTTTAGAGATTACAGAGAATAGTCAGGCTCTATCCGAATTTAAATTACAAACAAAACGACCAATTGCACTCATCTTAGGCGATGAAAACTTTGGAGTTTCCGAAACCATTTTAGAACAAGTGGATGCCATAGTCCATATCAATATGTTTGGAAACAATAGCAGTATGAATGTGGTGCAAGCTACAAGTATTGCACTTTATGAAATAACTAAGCAACTTAATTCTTAA
- a CDS encoding ATP-dependent DNA ligase produces MKQFSELISAIEITNKTNAKIEALVHYFKVAPDKDKLWLIALFTGKRPSRPVKTTLMKQWCMEITQLPEWLFLESYSTVGDLGETIALLLPEPANNIELTLSEWMSQLKSLKPKSDDEKKKYVLNAWNGLKQQERLIFNKLIGGSFRIGVSKKTLVNALAKLTNIDANQLMHSIIGNWDIDTISFEDLINGSHINYDNSKPYPFCLAYALEKELPELGEPGDWMVEQKWDGIRGQIVKRNNEIYIWSRGEELVTEQFPELVETISKFKHDFVLDGEILAMKDNSVLLFNDLQKRLNRKNVTKKLLQEVPVGFYIYDILEFKEEDIREKSMIERRSVLEQLFNTIDAQHNLKLSFLVDFTTWQDLYPIRENSRAINSEGLMLKQKASPYHTGRKKGDWWKWKVDPLTIDAVMIYAQKGSGRRSSKYTDYTFAVKKDDKLVTVAKAYSGLTDKEITEISRWVNKNAIEKFGPVRTVKPELVFEIAFEGIAFSNRHKSGVALRFPRIARWRKDKPVEDIDTIETVKQLITAP; encoded by the coding sequence ATGAAGCAGTTTTCAGAACTTATAAGTGCCATAGAAATCACCAACAAAACCAATGCGAAAATTGAAGCATTGGTACATTATTTTAAAGTAGCTCCAGACAAAGATAAATTATGGTTGATTGCGCTATTTACAGGAAAGCGACCTTCACGGCCTGTCAAAACCACCTTGATGAAACAATGGTGTATGGAAATCACCCAATTGCCAGAATGGCTGTTTCTTGAGAGTTATAGTACGGTTGGCGATTTGGGAGAGACTATTGCTTTGCTTTTGCCAGAACCTGCAAATAATATAGAACTGACATTAAGTGAGTGGATGTCACAGCTAAAATCATTAAAACCTAAATCTGACGACGAGAAAAAGAAATATGTTCTTAATGCTTGGAATGGTCTCAAACAGCAAGAGCGCTTAATTTTCAACAAATTAATTGGCGGCAGTTTTAGAATAGGCGTGTCAAAAAAAACCTTGGTCAATGCCTTGGCAAAACTTACCAATATAGATGCCAATCAGTTAATGCACAGTATTATTGGCAATTGGGATATCGATACCATTTCGTTTGAAGATTTAATTAATGGTTCCCATATTAATTACGATAATTCCAAACCTTATCCATTTTGCCTGGCTTACGCTTTGGAAAAGGAACTTCCTGAATTAGGCGAACCAGGAGATTGGATGGTGGAGCAAAAATGGGACGGCATTAGAGGGCAAATTGTAAAGCGTAATAACGAAATCTACATATGGTCACGTGGAGAAGAGTTGGTGACTGAACAGTTTCCTGAATTAGTGGAGACGATTTCTAAATTTAAACACGATTTCGTTCTCGATGGAGAAATCCTAGCCATGAAGGATAATTCGGTTTTATTATTTAATGATTTACAAAAGCGACTAAATCGTAAAAACGTGACTAAAAAATTACTTCAAGAAGTGCCTGTCGGTTTTTATATTTACGATATTTTAGAATTTAAGGAAGAAGATATTAGAGAGAAATCGATGATTGAAAGACGTTCAGTTTTAGAACAACTTTTTAATACCATTGATGCACAACATAATTTAAAACTATCCTTTCTAGTCGATTTTACGACTTGGCAAGACTTATATCCTATACGTGAAAATTCTAGAGCCATAAATAGCGAGGGTTTAATGTTGAAACAAAAAGCATCGCCATATCATACAGGTCGAAAAAAAGGCGATTGGTGGAAATGGAAAGTAGACCCATTAACCATAGATGCTGTGATGATTTATGCCCAAAAGGGTAGTGGTCGTCGTAGTTCAAAATATACGGATTATACGTTTGCCGTTAAGAAGGATGATAAATTAGTTACGGTTGCAAAAGCCTATTCAGGTTTAACCGATAAAGAGATTACCGAAATATCTCGATGGGTAAATAAAAATGCGATTGAAAAATTCGGGCCAGTACGAACCGTCAAGCCAGAGTTAGTTTTTGAAATTGCTTTTGAAGGTATTGCATTTAGTAATAGACATAAATCTGGCGTAGCGTTGCGTTTTCCAAGAATTGCACGATGGCGAAAAGATAAACCCGTCGAAGACATAGATACTATTGAAACCGTTAAACAATTGATAACTGCACCTTGA
- a CDS encoding GIY-YIG nuclease family protein — protein sequence MFKTYLLYSESKNRFYVAHTSDIEDRIKRHNSGKSKSTK from the coding sequence ATGTTCAAAACTTACCTCCTATATTCTGAATCCAAAAATAGATTCTATGTTGCACATACTTCTGATATAGAAGACCGAATCAAAAGGCACAATAGCGGTAAAAGCAAATCCACAAAATAG
- a CDS encoding ligase-associated DNA damage response DEXH box helicase — protein sequence MSKFKDSTGLQIVHNWMAEKGQKPFPFQSQTWQRYGSGYSGMVVAPTGFGKTFSVFLAVVIDYLNHPENYPKGLKLLWISPLRSLAKDLAKAMTEAAEDIGLDWSVQVRNGDTPTSIRRKQERLMPDVLLTTPETMHLMFSQKKNKRFFKDVKCVAIDEWHELLGNKRGILTELAISQLRHYSPQLQIWGITATIGNLEEAKHVLLPYADLKVTQITAKEKKKIDIVSVLPDEIEVLPWAGHLGGKMVDKILPIIDANTTTLIFTNTRGQSELWYQLLLNANPELAGVMAIHHGSIDKKLRNWIEDSISNGSLKAVVCTSSLDLGVDFKPVDCVIQIGSAKGIARFMQRAGRSGHSPYERSKIYFVPTHSLELVEVSALKTAIKEQVIESRDPMVLTFDVLIQFMVTLAVGQGFDSEKLFNRIKQVHAFHYITEDDWQWCLHFITNGGKTLHSYEEFHKVIQDENGLYNVTSRRISMLHRMNIGAIVSEASMMVKYFSGGYIGMIEEFFISKLKPGDSFILAGRILELVKIKDMTALVRRSKAKKAVSPSWLGGRLPLTSHLSHFLRLKLSDALDPGRLEKELRFLNPLIIRQKDHSHIPKADEFLIEMIETKDGHHLFMYPFEGRLVHEVFSSLMAYRISKLKPLTFTIAMNDYGFELLSDQALPINEDNISALLSKENLMDDVIASINASEMASRKFRDIAVIAGLVVQTQPGTRKNNKSLQSSSGLIFRVLEDYEPDNLLLRQAYTEVFNQQLEEVRLQAAFDRISKSKIIIKRAKSFTPLSFPLKVDSLRGTMTNENLDKRIQRIKAQAFKID from the coding sequence TTGAGCAAATTTAAAGACAGTACTGGGTTACAAATTGTCCACAATTGGATGGCTGAAAAAGGACAAAAACCGTTTCCGTTTCAAAGTCAGACATGGCAACGTTATGGCAGTGGTTATAGTGGAATGGTCGTTGCTCCAACGGGTTTTGGAAAAACCTTTTCCGTGTTTTTAGCCGTAGTCATAGATTATCTAAATCATCCCGAAAATTATCCCAAAGGATTAAAATTATTATGGATAAGTCCATTACGCTCATTAGCTAAGGATTTGGCAAAAGCCATGACAGAAGCCGCTGAGGATATTGGTTTGGATTGGTCTGTACAAGTGCGAAATGGAGATACACCTACTAGTATACGACGAAAACAAGAACGTTTAATGCCAGACGTACTTTTGACCACGCCAGAAACTATGCATCTCATGTTTTCCCAAAAGAAAAATAAGCGCTTTTTTAAAGATGTTAAATGTGTCGCTATAGATGAATGGCATGAATTGTTAGGAAACAAAAGAGGCATACTTACGGAATTAGCGATTTCACAGTTAAGACATTACTCACCGCAACTTCAAATTTGGGGCATCACGGCAACCATTGGAAATTTAGAAGAGGCTAAACACGTGTTGTTACCTTATGCGGACTTAAAAGTTACTCAGATCACCGCTAAAGAGAAAAAGAAAATTGACATTGTTTCCGTGCTTCCAGATGAAATTGAAGTGTTGCCTTGGGCTGGACATTTAGGCGGAAAGATGGTCGATAAAATTTTGCCCATTATTGATGCCAATACCACCACATTGATTTTTACGAATACCAGAGGTCAATCCGAATTATGGTACCAATTACTATTAAATGCCAATCCAGAATTAGCAGGAGTTATGGCCATTCATCATGGTTCCATAGATAAAAAATTAAGAAATTGGATAGAAGATAGTATTTCCAACGGTTCTTTAAAAGCGGTAGTTTGTACCTCTTCTTTAGATTTAGGTGTCGATTTTAAACCCGTTGATTGTGTGATCCAAATTGGTTCTGCCAAAGGAATAGCGCGCTTTATGCAACGTGCTGGTCGAAGTGGCCATTCGCCTTACGAGCGTTCAAAAATATATTTTGTGCCTACACATTCGTTGGAATTGGTTGAAGTTTCAGCCTTAAAAACGGCGATAAAGGAACAAGTGATTGAGTCACGGGATCCCATGGTTTTGACTTTTGATGTTTTGATTCAATTTATGGTCACCTTAGCGGTTGGTCAAGGTTTCGATTCTGAAAAATTATTCAATCGAATAAAGCAAGTTCATGCATTTCATTATATCACTGAAGACGATTGGCAATGGTGTTTACATTTTATTACCAATGGTGGCAAAACACTGCATTCATATGAAGAATTTCATAAAGTGATTCAAGATGAAAATGGGCTTTACAATGTGACAAGCAGAAGAATAAGTATGTTGCATCGCATGAATATTGGAGCCATTGTAAGTGAAGCTTCCATGATGGTCAAATATTTTTCTGGCGGCTACATTGGTATGATTGAAGAATTCTTTATCTCTAAGCTAAAACCTGGTGACAGTTTTATATTAGCTGGACGTATTTTAGAATTGGTAAAAATCAAAGATATGACCGCACTTGTGCGACGAAGTAAAGCAAAGAAAGCAGTTTCGCCAAGTTGGCTGGGTGGCCGTTTACCTTTAACCTCACATTTAAGTCATTTTTTGCGATTAAAATTATCCGACGCTTTAGATCCTGGACGATTGGAAAAGGAATTAAGGTTTTTAAACCCATTGATAATACGACAAAAAGACCATTCGCACATCCCAAAAGCTGACGAGTTTTTAATAGAAATGATAGAAACTAAAGACGGACATCATTTATTTATGTATCCTTTTGAAGGTCGATTGGTCCATGAAGTATTTTCGTCCTTAATGGCCTATCGGATCAGTAAGTTAAAACCATTGACTTTTACAATAGCCATGAATGACTATGGCTTCGAGTTATTGAGCGACCAAGCGTTGCCGATTAATGAAGATAATATTTCAGCATTATTAAGCAAAGAAAATTTAATGGACGACGTCATTGCCAGCATCAATGCATCTGAAATGGCATCACGAAAATTTAGGGATATTGCCGTTATTGCCGGATTAGTGGTACAAACACAACCTGGAACTCGAAAGAATAATAAAAGCTTGCAGTCGTCTTCAGGATTAATATTTAGAGTACTCGAAGATTATGAACCTGATAATTTGTTATTACGACAAGCTTACACCGAAGTTTTTAATCAGCAATTGGAAGAGGTGCGTTTACAAGCGGCATTCGATAGAATTTCAAAAAGTAAAATTATCATAAAACGTGCAAAATCGTTTACACCTTTGAGTTTTCCATTAAAAGTGGATAGCTTACGCGGTACTATGACCAATGAGAATTTGGATAAACGCATTCAGCGTATCAAAGCACAGGCTTTTAAAATTGATTAA
- a CDS encoding ligase-associated DNA damage response exonuclease → MQLIKFTKKGIYCPQGKFYLDPWFPVDYAIISHGHADHARWGMKHYLCQNDSKAILKHRIGSDIKIESLGYDEPLLINGVKVSFHPAGHVIGSAQIRLEYKGYVVVFSGDYKTQPDFISTPFEPIKCNTFITESTFGLPIYNWKSEKELQNELHQWVETNKANNRTSVFLGYSLGKAQRLMSLLEGLDEIYVHTAIHNLNEAISNSGIRLPKTTLITNDFDKKALQNKIAIMPPGLLGSKLLKRVPNAATAICSGWMQIRGNRRWQSVDAGFAVSDHADWNGLLSAVKATEAEQVYVTHGSQAIFSKYLNEIGIKANELKTDFGEEAMAKAEQESEKTVEA, encoded by the coding sequence ATGCAGCTTATAAAATTCACAAAAAAAGGTATTTACTGTCCACAAGGTAAATTCTACTTGGATCCTTGGTTTCCTGTTGATTATGCGATCATTTCCCATGGACATGCTGATCATGCACGTTGGGGAATGAAACACTATTTATGTCAAAACGATTCTAAGGCAATTTTAAAACATCGTATAGGATCTGATATTAAGATTGAAAGCTTGGGTTATGATGAGCCCTTGCTAATCAATGGTGTAAAAGTGAGTTTTCATCCAGCTGGTCATGTCATTGGTTCTGCTCAAATCCGACTGGAATACAAAGGGTATGTCGTTGTATTTTCTGGTGATTATAAAACACAGCCCGATTTTATTTCAACACCATTCGAACCCATAAAATGTAACACCTTCATTACTGAAAGTACTTTTGGATTGCCTATTTATAATTGGAAAAGCGAAAAAGAACTTCAAAACGAATTACACCAATGGGTGGAAACTAATAAGGCCAATAACAGAACATCTGTCTTTTTGGGTTATTCTTTGGGAAAAGCACAGCGCTTAATGTCTTTGTTAGAGGGATTGGATGAAATTTATGTGCATACTGCGATTCATAATTTGAATGAAGCGATTTCAAATTCTGGAATTCGATTGCCTAAAACCACTTTAATTACGAACGATTTTGATAAAAAAGCACTTCAAAATAAAATAGCGATTATGCCGCCTGGATTGCTGGGTTCCAAATTATTGAAACGCGTTCCAAATGCAGCAACTGCCATTTGTTCTGGATGGATGCAAATTAGAGGTAATAGGCGTTGGCAATCCGTAGATGCTGGTTTTGCAGTGAGCGATCATGCGGATTGGAATGGTTTATTGTCAGCCGTTAAAGCGACTGAGGCAGAACAAGTTTATGTGACCCACGGTTCGCAAGCTATTTTTTCAAAATATTTGAATGAAATTGGAATTAAAGCCAATGAACTAAAAACCGATTTCGGAGAGGAAGCTATGGCAAAAGCAGAACAAGAATCTGAAAAAACAGTTGAAGCATGA
- a CDS encoding AI-2E family transporter — MNSKIIANGILRALGVILAAALVLYFLYKIQSVIVYIAVAAVISLIGRPITLFFRQKLKFSNTIAVVVTMILLLGLLVGLVGLFIPLIVEQGHNLALLNIEQLQSNIENLYNQIVTYFELNHIDVEQSIKDSNLLSKLDFAIIPNVLNSFISGLGSFSIGLFSVLFISFFFLKDSKLFEDGIMTFVPSGNEERSKRSITAIKDLLSRYFVGLILQILILFVIYTIVLLVFGIDNAIVIAFLCALLNLVPYVGPLVSGFLMLLLSMSSNLGESFSEVILPKTTYVMIGFIIAQLVDNFFSQPYIFSKSVKSHPLEIFLVIIIAGILFGVVGMIVAIPTYTAIKVILKEFLSDYNVVQKLTKDL, encoded by the coding sequence ATGAACTCAAAAATTATAGCCAACGGAATCTTAAGAGCATTGGGAGTGATACTTGCCGCTGCTTTAGTGCTATATTTTCTTTATAAAATTCAATCCGTCATTGTTTACATTGCAGTGGCTGCAGTTATATCATTGATCGGGCGACCGATTACCTTGTTTTTCAGACAGAAACTGAAATTTAGTAATACCATTGCAGTTGTCGTTACCATGATTCTGCTTTTAGGGCTTTTAGTGGGTTTAGTAGGTCTTTTTATTCCCTTAATTGTAGAACAAGGTCATAATTTGGCATTATTGAATATTGAGCAATTACAGAGCAATATCGAAAATCTCTACAATCAAATTGTTACCTATTTTGAGTTGAATCATATTGATGTTGAACAGTCCATAAAAGATTCCAACTTACTTTCTAAATTAGATTTTGCGATTATTCCAAACGTTTTGAACAGCTTTATAAGTGGTTTGGGCAGCTTTAGTATCGGCTTATTTTCAGTACTTTTTATTTCATTTTTCTTTTTAAAAGACAGTAAATTGTTTGAAGATGGTATTATGACATTTGTGCCAAGCGGAAATGAAGAACGTTCTAAACGTTCTATTACAGCTATAAAAGATTTATTATCGCGCTATTTTGTTGGGCTAATACTTCAAATTTTAATCCTATTTGTTATTTATACCATTGTACTCTTGGTTTTCGGAATTGATAATGCTATTGTCATTGCCTTTTTATGTGCGCTTCTCAATTTGGTACCTTATGTTGGGCCTTTGGTTAGTGGATTTTTAATGTTGCTTTTAAGTATGTCTAGTAATTTAGGCGAGAGTTTTAGCGAGGTTATTTTACCAAAAACCACTTATGTAATGATTGGCTTTATCATCGCCCAATTAGTCGATAATTTCTTTAGTCAACCCTATATTTTTTCCAAAAGTGTAAAATCACATCCTTTAGAAATTTTCTTGGTGATCATCATTGCAGGTATTTTATTTGGTGTTGTAGGAATGATTGTAGCCATACCGACTTATACTGCGATAAAAGTTATTTTGAAGGAATTTTTATCGGATTACAATGTCGTTCAGAAACTGACCAAAGACTTATAG